One Seriola aureovittata isolate HTS-2021-v1 ecotype China chromosome 3, ASM2101889v1, whole genome shotgun sequence genomic window, TAAGAACAGTTAAGAGAGACATTAACTTTCATCCAAAAACTCTTAAGAATTTATGTTACATCATGAATGGCTTGTTAATACCGGGAATGTTCCCAGCTTCACGCTTCATTGCATTCACAGATCTGTTGCATTTTTACATAACAACAATGGACTGTTGAGCACAGTATTGTACGTTATCCAGCTGCGGGTTACAACATGTAGAGTAAAAACACAGGGGTCAATAAAAACCAGTCATttgtaaacactgacattaacatACATTCTTCACTTTACCTAGTTAAAGCTGAGTACTGTTATATTCAATGAATCACAAATGTGTCCACATtcttataattaataattaatataataatattgtaatCACTGTCTCTTCATTCTCTTAAAGCTGCTTGAGTATTTCGATGTGTGCTGCTTCGAAAGATGACACAGCAAAGTTACACTTTTGCCTGAACAAGATAAAACACACCATTGAGGTGAGAGAAggtatcaaataaaataataaataaaataagattttgctaatgttttctttttgtttttttttatcacttatgataaaatcattaatttatACTGTAGGAAGCATCATAATTTTGTGTTCACTGATACTTTGTTGACTATTTactatttaatttattattttttactttttcctatCCTTTTTCAGAAATCTGATGCTATGCTGTACGCTCCGTCAATTAATGACATTGAAGTAAGTTGTAAaagttcattttgaaatttcagttttgactacagttaagaaaaaaaacatcagaggacATATAACCATAAAAGTTCATTCATGACTTTGGAAACTAAAAACTATCTCACCTCAAGCTTCACTTGCTAGAGTTTAATAGGTTCTTTCCACTGTAACAgatcttcatcagcaaatgGGGTTTGTTCATTTGTCTGTTGACATGCAAGCGACTGAGCAGTGAAGACTGTGTGATATGGTTGAAAAGGGCTGGAACAAGGGAACCTTAAGTTGAACATATCTGCACACCTAAGTCCATTGAGTTTAAACATAATTTGGAAACTTTAAacctcacactgacacacagtggCTGACTTAAAAATCCAGCAGATAAAGGTCAACATTGCATTGGTGTTTACCAAGCTGCTCAAGCATCTGCCAGCTATGTGGTACGTTTGAGcattttttctctgtaaacaaCTGCAGCTATGTAATAACACCATGAGAGCAGTGATAGTGAACCAAAATAGCAAGGTTGCAgaatggaaaaccaaaaaaatgcTTCTTGAAAAGTACAGATTTCTCAGTAAACATTTGAGTCACTGGTGATACAGAGGTATTAATTATTGCGGCTTCAAGGGCATCACCAAGATCAAACTGGCACACAACATGGACATAAGCCTGCAGATGGGTTCTCATTTAACTATTAAAGAGCACGTTGTCGAGCTGGGAGAAGAGCACTACTGTTAAAAAACTTCAGACAgaattcacattattttttgatttgtgAGCAGGATCAATCTACTATCTTGGAGCTGTTATCAGTACCAGCATGGTGTTTCCTACGACATGACACAGCTAATAAGTCCTGGGAATTCTTATTTATACttgttaattaaattaatctgTCAGTGTATATGTCCACACTGAGGCACTTCTTTCTCTTCTAGGAAAGCTGTGAAAGAGCGTCACTAAAATGTTACGTGCAAGAGTTGATGATGGTCCTcactgaagaggaggaggttaAGGATAATAAAGTACAATGCATCCTTAATTTCAATGAAAAACTAAATCCCAACTCTGTAAGTCCTGTTTACAAAATCCTTTTAAGTGTCTTTTGTAACTACTTAACCACCAATGATGCTAATATTACCAACATCTTCAGTGGAtctatgcattttttttttgcaaaaaagcTTGTTATGGGTCATCATCCTTTTTTATGGTTATAAGCATCCTCACAAGTCAATACCAATACACTAATCATCAGTATAACACACTATGTTACACAAGACGTTAGTGTCAtattagcttttattttcactttcactttttaaaactaATTATGTTCAAttgtgtctctttattttaGGTGGGCTGTCTGCCATGTGAAGCATACTCACttcaaaatattacaatattccTGGACAGACTAAATAACCTTTTGGAAAAAATGACTTCACAGGAGaaaatgtaatgtgatgtaaaTACTTTTAGCTacaaatgtgtatttgtatatatttgtaaagaattgtgactgtttttattttgtaaatatctCATTGTGACTGTCCGCCTGTAACAAACCATGCCGTCCTTGAGTCcatatgaaatgtaatgtaaaatttgAGTtgtaaaaaaagtttaaatgtacaggaTGACGGTTCTACATCAAATTCTATCGTTTGTTTTAACTGTATAGATGAAGTCACTGTCTGTCACAATTTGCCTTTCAGTTGTACAGTCTTGAGAAATGTATTAGAAAGTAGCAATACAGTAgcagcatgtactgtatataaagaatGTATAATATTATTAAGCTCCCTGCTAAACACTACTAAATGTAATacctgatatacagtatatgtccaAATGAAATGCTTTATCACAACTATTTCCACTATCTGCTCACTCcagtaaataatattttacctagtctcattttgtttctttaatctttattttgatGAGGACGTGTTGCTTCAGAGACCGGTGAGACATGAAATatgatccaggaagtccagtttcACTAATGGGTTTATAATacaatagaaacagaaatacaaagacATACGAGAAAGAACCGTTTGCTTTGAAAGTTggaccaacttttttttttcatttatttttcaggctttttgtgcctttatttgatagtgcagtagagagagacaggaaatggggaggcagagagagggggattgACATGCAGC contains:
- the il15 gene encoding interleukin-15, which produces MTDFMTALPVIFVQLKYPGVQRVRGVQFQSTCNLCRESHKTQVWLCFLVLSCLSISMCAASKDDTAKLHFCLNKIKHTIEKSDAMLYAPSINDIEESCERASLKCYVQELMMVLTEEEEVKDNKVQCILNFNEKLNPNSVGCLPCEAYSLQNITIFLDRLNNLLEKMTSQEKM